The following are encoded in a window of Ruminiclostridium herbifermentans genomic DNA:
- a CDS encoding major tail protein — MATIGLDRLYYAKITEDINGDETYETPKPLAKAISAELSVELAEATLYADDGAAEIVKEFKSGTLTLGIDDIGVAAAGDLTGATIDDNHVLISTSEDGGAPVAIGFRAQKANGKYRYFWLYRVKFGIPATNLATKGDSITFSTPTIEGTVLRRNKLDGQGKHPWKAEVNEGDEGVTSTVINSWFNEVYEPTFAASSGIGE; from the coding sequence ATGGCTACGATAGGTCTTGATAGGCTTTATTATGCAAAAATCACTGAAGACATAAACGGTGATGAAACCTATGAAACACCGAAACCGCTGGCAAAAGCAATCAGTGCAGAACTTTCCGTTGAGCTTGCTGAGGCAACTCTTTATGCAGATGATGGTGCTGCTGAGATTGTAAAAGAATTTAAAAGCGGTACCCTTACACTCGGTATTGATGATATAGGTGTAGCAGCTGCCGGAGATTTAACAGGAGCTACCATTGATGACAATCATGTGCTCATCTCAACCAGTGAGGATGGTGGAGCTCCAGTTGCGATTGGCTTCAGAGCACAAAAAGCAAACGGTAAATACCGATACTTTTGGCTGTATCGTGTGAAGTTTGGAATTCCTGCAACAAACTTAGCGACAAAAGGCGATAGTATCACTTTTTCAACCCCAACTATCGAAGGAACAGTGCTTCGAAGAAATAAGCTAGATGGTCAAGGTAAGCATCCATGGAAGGCGGAAGTTAACGAGGGTGATGAAGGGGTAACTTCAACGGTTATTAATAGCTGGTTCAACGAAGTGTATGAGCCCACATTCGCAGCTTCTAGTGGAATTGGAGAGTAA
- a CDS encoding HK97-gp10 family putative phage morphogenesis protein, which yields MAKVQVKMPEDFLLKLSKLGDKTDEIIPKVLESGGEIVLEKVRSNLQAVVGSGTKEKSRSTGELISSLGLSPAKVDRNGNFNVKIGFKEPRRSGESNAKIANIIEYGKSGQPPKPFLKPARSASRKACIDAMKKRFEQEVENL from the coding sequence GTGGCTAAGGTACAAGTGAAAATGCCTGAGGATTTTCTTTTAAAGCTTTCAAAGCTTGGCGATAAGACGGATGAAATTATTCCAAAGGTACTTGAGTCAGGCGGGGAAATCGTTTTGGAAAAGGTTAGATCTAATTTGCAAGCTGTAGTTGGTAGTGGAACAAAAGAAAAAAGTCGGTCTACAGGTGAGCTTATTAGTTCGTTGGGTCTCTCTCCTGCTAAAGTGGACCGAAATGGCAATTTCAACGTGAAGATAGGTTTTAAGGAGCCACGAAGAAGCGGCGAAAGTAACGCTAAGATTGCCAATATCATCGAATACGGAAAATCGGGTCAGCCACCAAAACCATTTTTAAAGCCTGCAAGAAGTGCGTCAAGAAAAGCATGTATTGACGCTATGAAGAAAAGGTTTGAGCAGGAGGTAGAAAACTTATGA
- a CDS encoding phage head closure protein produces MSFGKMNTFIDLISVERTKDSEGFGKSKDTILASVRAYKEDRHGNEKWANRATFSEATALFRFRKIPDVEVSTNMVIVCNDGRYEITNVEDVKGRGMYIEALAKKVVGSSG; encoded by the coding sequence CTCATTTCTGTTGAAAGAACGAAAGACAGTGAAGGCTTCGGTAAATCTAAGGACACCATCCTCGCTTCCGTTCGTGCTTATAAGGAAGATCGTCATGGAAATGAAAAGTGGGCTAACCGAGCGACATTTTCTGAAGCAACTGCGCTGTTTCGTTTTCGTAAGATACCTGATGTTGAGGTATCTACCAATATGGTGATTGTGTGTAATGATGGCCGCTATGAGATTACAAATGTTGAAGATGTAAAAGGTCGAGGCATGTATATTGAAGCCTTGGCAAAAAAGGTGGTGGGGTCAAGTGGCTAA